One window of the Acaryochloris sp. CCMEE 5410 genome contains the following:
- a CDS encoding FHA domain-containing protein, translating into MNVQAPALPTVVTQDCHVLMIEEEEGIRCVLLESPTYSLGRDKKNSIVLPASKAVSRFHAMLLRIPGANSSGYSYRIVDGDATGKLSTNGVVVNGERTTSHTLIEGDAVMLGNVKASYRLLTLSSSGLNQVSVEGIDIRSTLPHTFNPHATLTKEHIAQSGMNNTMPPTEEDLPPTMFFKKAPKKTAP; encoded by the coding sequence ATGAATGTACAAGCTCCAGCACTGCCAACAGTGGTTACCCAAGATTGTCATGTGTTGATGATTGAAGAAGAAGAAGGGATTCGCTGTGTATTGTTAGAGTCCCCCACTTATTCTCTAGGACGAGATAAAAAAAATTCCATCGTGTTGCCTGCGTCCAAAGCAGTATCCCGTTTTCATGCCATGCTCTTGCGCATCCCCGGGGCCAATAGCTCTGGTTATAGCTACCGAATTGTCGATGGAGATGCAACGGGTAAGCTGAGCACCAATGGTGTCGTCGTTAATGGTGAGCGGACAACCTCCCATACTTTGATCGAGGGGGATGCTGTCATGTTAGGGAATGTTAAAGCGTCCTATCGCTTGCTGACCTTGTCTTCATCAGGGCTGAACCAGGTAAGTGTCGAAGGCATCGATATTCGTAGTACCCTTCCCCATACTTTCAATCCTCACGCTACTTTGACCAAGGAACATATTGCTCAATCTGGCATGAATAATACAATGCCTCCGACTGAAGAAGATTTACCCCCCACCATGTTTTTCAAGAAAGCGCCCAAGAAAACTGCGCCTTAA
- a CDS encoding AAA-like domain-containing protein: MNSTAYKVGGSLGYDHPSYVTRQADHDLLAALNQGDFCYVFNSRQMGKSSLKVRAMHHLADRQHSCVSMDMTLPGSQVQEQQWYASLMVQLWQGLALTDQLNLKQWLQAQAYLSPVQQLQHFIDEVLYQYIPDRKIFIFIDEIDKILSLPFSVDDFFALIRWFYNQRAENTVYDRLTFALFGVATPSDLIQDKTQTLFNIGHAIELAGFTPEEARPLQKGLQPYASNPAAVLQAIVAWTGGQPFLSQKLCQLVIQQQTNISAGQEEASIAALVRSHIIDHWSTQDEPVHLRTIRDRLQHHPARTGQLLGLYRQILDQDSVTADGSTAHSELQLSGLVVNRQGQLTVYNRIYRHIFTPAWIEQELAALRPYAEMMQAWERSDRQDTSRLLRGQALQDALDWSQEQQLSNQDYQFLAASQALDKQIAIDNERKARDLERLSTQLDAEKQAKQTLAAAYADAKRKLRLGTGILTLSLIGAISTSIWVNHALQQQQIAQTQSIEWAGKSALQQFDFDQVSALLTALEAGQNLRPLVSQHQSLQNYPTTTPLIALQEILQHIWERNRLEGHAATVNSISFSPDGQSMATASRDGTARLWNLQGQTQTILTGHQGDVYNIAFSPDGQRLATASQDRTIRLWTRSGQTVRILQGHQGDIYDLSWSGDGNYIASASKDGTAIVFDRQGNQRVQFQQHQDSIYAISISPDSQKIATTSRDGTLRIWTPTGKQLLVLKGHQGAIYDVSFSPDGQQLVTAGADQTVRLWSIQGNPIKIFRGHQGAVYDVSFSATGQWLASASGDKTIRLWDQSGQALQVLRGHQGAVYSAQFSPQGNLLATTSNDEDSAHIWQVRSAWLAQQQRQLQGRISSLSFSIDSPDLITAWEKGSLSIGNPTQSTFKRLNSQVKAVTSLSFQAHQQLLVAATKQGTVHLYQKDQSLQTFPAHKDTIYNIQLNPQKNLIATASRDETVKLWNYKGEQQALLKGHTGAVYTVRFSPDGQLLMTTSEDGTARLSTLTGNLMAQLPDHQGAVYDGRFSPDGQTLATASEDGQIRLWTLQGQQISAFRNYPSSVYRLRFSPNGQRIATGSTDGNIQIWDLQGNLQMEFDGHATVIQDLSFDPQGQQLTSVANDGSIQTWQLSETPQAHLDALLQRGCDWLADYLDHHPQEQLSVCQGS; encoded by the coding sequence ATGAATTCGACAGCCTATAAAGTGGGCGGTAGTTTAGGCTACGACCACCCTTCTTACGTCACCCGCCAAGCTGATCATGACCTGTTAGCAGCCCTCAATCAGGGAGATTTCTGCTATGTCTTCAACAGTCGACAAATGGGAAAGTCAAGCCTGAAAGTCCGGGCCATGCATCATCTAGCAGATCGGCAACACTCCTGTGTCTCCATGGATATGACTTTGCCAGGCAGCCAAGTGCAGGAACAACAGTGGTATGCCAGTTTGATGGTTCAACTCTGGCAAGGGTTAGCTCTGACGGACCAACTTAACCTTAAGCAATGGCTACAAGCCCAAGCTTATTTATCCCCTGTACAGCAGCTGCAGCACTTTATCGATGAGGTGTTGTATCAATATATTCCTGACCGTAAAATTTTTATCTTTATTGACGAAATCGATAAAATTCTCAGTCTTCCGTTTTCCGTCGATGATTTTTTTGCTTTAATCCGCTGGTTTTACAATCAACGGGCCGAGAATACCGTTTATGACCGATTAACCTTTGCCTTGTTTGGGGTTGCCACCCCTTCTGATCTGATTCAGGATAAAACCCAAACCCTGTTCAATATCGGCCATGCCATTGAACTGGCTGGCTTCACCCCTGAAGAAGCGAGACCGCTCCAGAAGGGATTGCAGCCTTATGCGTCCAATCCCGCAGCGGTCTTACAAGCCATAGTGGCCTGGACAGGAGGACAACCTTTTTTATCGCAAAAGTTATGTCAATTGGTGATCCAGCAGCAGACTAACATCTCTGCAGGGCAAGAAGAAGCTAGCATTGCAGCATTGGTGCGATCGCACATTATCGATCATTGGTCTACCCAAGACGAGCCCGTCCATTTACGCACGATTCGAGATCGGCTCCAGCATCATCCAGCCCGCACGGGACAGCTCCTAGGGCTGTATCGTCAGATCCTAGACCAAGACTCCGTAACTGCCGATGGCAGTACAGCCCACAGTGAACTCCAGCTATCAGGGTTAGTGGTCAATCGTCAGGGGCAACTCACCGTCTATAACCGCATCTATCGTCATATCTTTACCCCCGCCTGGATAGAACAGGAACTGGCCGCCCTTCGCCCTTATGCAGAAATGATGCAGGCCTGGGAACGATCAGACCGCCAAGATACCTCACGCCTTCTACGGGGTCAGGCCTTACAAGATGCCTTGGACTGGTCCCAAGAGCAGCAGCTCAGCAACCAGGATTACCAATTCCTAGCAGCGAGTCAGGCGCTAGATAAGCAAATCGCCATTGATAATGAGCGGAAAGCGAGAGACCTAGAGCGTCTGAGTACCCAACTTGATGCCGAAAAACAAGCCAAACAGACTCTAGCTGCTGCCTATGCGGATGCCAAAAGGAAACTAAGACTAGGGACTGGCATTCTGACTTTGTCCTTAATCGGAGCCATTTCGACGTCTATTTGGGTCAACCATGCCTTGCAGCAGCAGCAAATCGCCCAAACCCAGTCCATTGAATGGGCTGGTAAAAGTGCACTCCAGCAATTTGACTTTGACCAGGTTTCGGCCCTGCTCACAGCCCTGGAAGCAGGGCAAAATCTCCGGCCTCTGGTGAGTCAACATCAGTCTTTACAGAACTATCCCACCACCACGCCCCTCATCGCCTTACAGGAGATTTTGCAGCATATTTGGGAGCGGAATCGGTTAGAAGGTCATGCTGCTACGGTCAATAGCATCAGCTTTAGTCCCGATGGCCAGTCAATGGCCACCGCCTCCCGGGATGGTACGGCCCGACTATGGAACCTACAGGGCCAAACCCAAACAATTCTCACGGGGCACCAAGGTGATGTCTACAATATTGCCTTTAGTCCTGATGGCCAGCGCCTTGCCACCGCCTCTCAGGATCGAACCATTCGCCTGTGGACTCGGTCGGGGCAAACGGTACGGATCTTGCAGGGACATCAAGGCGATATCTATGACTTGAGCTGGAGCGGAGACGGCAATTATATCGCCTCAGCCTCGAAGGATGGCACCGCTATTGTCTTCGATCGCCAAGGGAATCAACGGGTGCAATTTCAACAGCACCAAGACTCGATCTATGCCATTAGTATTAGTCCCGACAGCCAGAAGATTGCCACCACCTCTCGAGATGGGACCCTTCGTATCTGGACCCCTACGGGTAAGCAGCTCTTGGTGCTAAAAGGGCATCAAGGTGCAATCTATGATGTCAGCTTTAGCCCCGATGGTCAGCAACTCGTCACGGCGGGGGCAGATCAAACGGTACGATTGTGGAGCATCCAAGGCAACCCTATAAAAATCTTTAGAGGCCACCAGGGAGCGGTCTATGACGTCAGCTTTAGTGCAACGGGGCAGTGGCTAGCCTCTGCCTCCGGTGATAAAACCATTCGATTATGGGATCAGTCAGGACAGGCGTTACAGGTTTTAAGGGGGCACCAAGGCGCGGTCTATAGCGCTCAGTTTAGTCCCCAAGGTAACCTTCTCGCGACCACCTCCAATGACGAAGATAGTGCTCATATCTGGCAGGTTCGGTCTGCTTGGCTGGCCCAACAACAGCGGCAACTTCAGGGTAGAATCTCCAGTCTGAGTTTTAGTATAGACAGCCCGGATCTGATCACCGCTTGGGAAAAAGGTTCTTTGTCCATCGGGAACCCTACTCAATCCACCTTCAAACGCCTAAACAGCCAAGTCAAGGCCGTTACGAGTCTAAGCTTCCAGGCACACCAACAGCTCCTGGTCGCAGCCACCAAGCAAGGTACCGTTCACCTCTACCAAAAAGACCAGAGCCTCCAAACGTTCCCAGCCCACAAAGATACCATCTACAACATCCAACTCAACCCTCAGAAGAATCTGATTGCAACCGCCTCCCGGGATGAAACCGTCAAACTATGGAATTACAAGGGAGAGCAGCAAGCTTTACTAAAAGGCCATACTGGGGCGGTTTATACCGTTCGCTTTAGTCCCGACGGGCAGCTTCTCATGACCACATCTGAGGATGGTACGGCTCGATTATCGACCCTAACCGGGAATTTGATGGCTCAACTGCCGGATCACCAAGGGGCGGTGTATGACGGTCGCTTTAGTCCTGATGGTCAGACCCTGGCGACTGCATCAGAAGATGGCCAAATTCGTCTGTGGACGCTTCAGGGCCAACAGATTTCTGCTTTTCGCAATTACCCCAGTTCCGTGTATCGCTTACGGTTTAGTCCCAATGGCCAACGCATCGCCACTGGCTCAACTGATGGCAATATCCAAATCTGGGACTTACAAGGCAACCTCCAAATGGAATTTGATGGTCACGCTACAGTCATCCAAGATCTTAGCTTTGACCCCCAGGGCCAGCAGTTGACCTCCGTTGCCAATGACGGATCTATTCAGACTTGGCAGCTGTCTGAGACCCCTCAAGCCCATTTAGATGCCTTACTTCAGCGAGGTTGCGATTGGCTAGCTGACTATTTAGACCATCATCCCCAGGAACAGTTATCTGTCTGCCAAGGGTCATAG
- a CDS encoding AAA-like domain-containing protein has product MKPHQWDDFLKHIAQEVNLTGKVKSIFLTRFAYEHWRKPDKEVWPLAQAASHESYKKQMTTVYSAFASHTDHGCAELDLLSKGPGKFNILRDWLQDIQYPKWLQMRAAVLPQDLPILNYRTPLSANSPFYIDRPPTEADCTQAIQQSGALVRIKAPAQMGKTSLLRQLLFQAQTLEYQPIYLNFREAETSIFTTLDKFLQWFCANICRELGLPPKLDQYWAEDIYGSLMSCKTYFQTYLLPNVDLALVLALDNVDRLFEYPHIAQDFLPMLRSWNEEANTQTIWQKIRLVIAHSTEIYIELDAHQSPFNVGWPIKLLGFTPEQMQDLARLYHLDSELAVQSSEVFQALKTLIGGHPYLVHLTFDALRRQQLQLDHLLQQAPTQSSIYSTHLRGLWNTLQGQPQLATAMYRVVTESPQVRLEPIQAYQLESMGLVSLSGDYVQPSCDLYRQYFANMPLNNHEFDSL; this is encoded by the coding sequence ATGAAACCTCACCAATGGGATGATTTTTTGAAGCATATTGCTCAAGAAGTAAACTTAACGGGCAAAGTCAAAAGTATTTTTCTGACTCGTTTCGCTTATGAGCATTGGCGCAAACCTGATAAAGAGGTTTGGCCCCTGGCGCAAGCAGCCAGTCATGAATCCTATAAAAAGCAAATGACGACGGTTTATTCTGCTTTTGCTAGTCACACAGATCATGGCTGTGCTGAACTCGATTTACTGAGTAAAGGGCCGGGGAAATTCAATATTTTGCGGGACTGGTTACAGGATATACAGTATCCCAAATGGCTGCAAATGCGAGCAGCGGTCTTGCCTCAAGATTTACCCATCTTGAATTATCGAACCCCCTTATCCGCAAACTCTCCGTTTTATATTGATAGACCTCCCACGGAAGCTGACTGTACTCAAGCCATTCAGCAATCGGGAGCCCTAGTTCGGATTAAGGCCCCTGCCCAAATGGGTAAAACTTCGTTGCTGCGCCAGCTCTTATTCCAGGCCCAGACTTTAGAATATCAGCCCATTTATCTGAATTTTCGCGAAGCTGAGACGTCTATTTTTACGACTTTAGATAAATTCCTACAATGGTTTTGTGCCAATATTTGTCGTGAATTAGGATTGCCCCCCAAACTTGATCAGTATTGGGCTGAAGACATATATGGCAGCTTAATGAGCTGCAAAACGTACTTTCAAACCTATTTGTTACCCAACGTTGATCTTGCCCTGGTCTTGGCCTTAGACAACGTCGATCGACTGTTTGAGTATCCTCATATTGCTCAAGACTTTTTACCCATGCTGCGCTCTTGGAATGAAGAGGCCAATACTCAAACCATTTGGCAGAAAATTCGCTTGGTGATTGCTCATTCCACTGAAATTTACATTGAGCTAGATGCGCATCAATCCCCCTTTAATGTGGGGTGGCCGATTAAACTCTTGGGCTTTACCCCTGAACAAATGCAGGATTTAGCCCGTCTCTATCATCTAGATAGCGAGCTAGCGGTTCAATCTTCTGAAGTCTTTCAAGCCTTGAAAACCCTGATCGGTGGTCACCCTTACCTGGTCCACCTCACCTTTGATGCCCTGCGCCGCCAGCAGCTTCAGCTTGATCACCTCCTACAACAAGCGCCTACTCAAAGTAGTATTTACAGCACCCATCTACGGGGACTGTGGAATACCTTACAGGGACAACCTCAGTTGGCCACCGCCATGTATCGAGTAGTGACCGAATCTCCTCAAGTCCGGTTGGAACCGATTCAGGCCTATCAACTCGAAAGTATGGGGTTAGTCAGTCTCTCGGGAGATTATGTCCAGCCCAGTTGTGACCTCTATCGTCAGTACTTTGCCAATATGCCGTTGAATAATCATGAATTCGACAGCCTATAA
- a CDS encoding RNA 2'-phosphotransferase encodes MDQQLKAVSKFLSYILRHRPEAIGLELNAGGWAAISELIQCASKHDHFLSEEIIKKVVISNDKQRFKISEDGQYIRASQGHSIRVDLDLLPLNPPTVLFHGTATRFLASIMEKGLLPSGRQHVHLSASYETAIAVGRRHGKPTVLEINAQKMQGDGYLFYRSENGVWLTDRVPTQYFVEVE; translated from the coding sequence ATGGATCAACAGTTAAAAGCTGTTAGTAAGTTTCTCAGTTACATTCTCCGCCATCGACCAGAAGCGATTGGTTTAGAACTGAATGCAGGTGGCTGGGCAGCTATTTCTGAATTAATTCAATGTGCTAGCAAGCATGACCATTTCTTATCTGAAGAAATTATCAAAAAAGTAGTTATTTCTAATGATAAGCAGCGGTTTAAAATAAGTGAAGATGGCCAATATATTCGAGCTAGCCAAGGACATTCCATTAGGGTTGACTTGGATTTATTGCCTTTGAATCCCCCTACTGTTTTATTTCATGGAACAGCCACACGGTTTTTAGCGTCTATCATGGAGAAGGGCCTACTCCCTTCGGGACGCCAACATGTTCATCTTTCAGCGTCATACGAAACTGCGATCGCAGTGGGCAGACGGCATGGCAAACCCACAGTGTTGGAAATTAATGCCCAAAAAATGCAGGGTGACGGCTATCTTTTTTATCGTTCTGAAAATGGTGTTTGGCTCACCGATCGCGTGCCTACTCAGTATTTCGTAGAAGTAGAATAA
- a CDS encoding DUF2459 domain-containing protein, whose translation MHTHPLWRTKIRQFRGFLKRRRRCLGIILLLNGGLWGMPALYMAIRTPPIPDVELPNINQLKQPQYDLYVVNWGFHTAILIEQPQGWKLGPPNSPNTRYVEYGWGDKQFFMMSDTSFLTTLAAGIIPTDSVMYLRGRDTLLEAQNYARQLYYRQISARQLYDLITTLEQSFQRQAGERSMPYPPVPNFKGQFYPGREYYVIWSDCNAWTIRHLQEIEVAHSLVPVIFAEQVGPSLQGFQLIQEAH comes from the coding sequence ATGCACACCCATCCACTCTGGCGGACAAAAATTCGACAGTTTCGGGGCTTCCTCAAACGACGGCGTCGCTGCTTGGGTATTATTTTATTGCTGAATGGTGGCTTGTGGGGCATGCCTGCTTTATATATGGCCATTCGAACCCCCCCTATCCCGGACGTTGAACTCCCTAATATCAACCAGTTAAAACAGCCCCAATACGACCTTTATGTTGTTAATTGGGGATTTCACACCGCTATTCTCATTGAACAACCCCAAGGCTGGAAACTAGGGCCACCCAACTCACCAAACACTCGGTATGTTGAGTATGGTTGGGGAGATAAGCAGTTTTTTATGATGTCTGATACCTCGTTCCTGACGACGCTTGCTGCTGGGATTATTCCAACAGATTCCGTCATGTACTTGAGAGGCCGTGACACATTGCTTGAAGCCCAAAACTATGCACGGCAATTGTATTACCGACAAATCTCTGCCCGACAACTTTATGATTTGATCACAACGCTAGAGCAAAGCTTCCAGCGTCAAGCGGGGGAACGGAGTATGCCCTATCCGCCAGTTCCTAATTTTAAGGGGCAGTTTTACCCAGGTCGTGAGTATTATGTGATTTGGTCTGATTGTAATGCCTGGACCATTCGCCATCTTCAAGAGATTGAGGTTGCCCATTCCTTGGTGCCCGTGATTTTTGCAGAGCAAGTAGGCCCGAGTTTACAAGGCTTTCAACTCATCCAAGAGGCGCATTAA
- a CDS encoding peptidylprolyl isomerase, protein MTKAIMETDKGTINLDLFDQDAPNTVKNFVDLANKGFYDGLSFHRVIPNFMIQGGCPKGTGTGGPGYTIKCEINNNKHQAGTLSMAHAGRDTGGSQFFICHAPQPHLDGVHTTFGQTQDMDVVNAIRQGDKILSVKVSAE, encoded by the coding sequence ATGACCAAAGCCATAATGGAAACAGACAAAGGTACGATTAATCTTGATTTATTTGATCAGGACGCCCCTAACACCGTCAAAAATTTCGTTGACTTAGCCAATAAAGGGTTTTATGACGGCTTATCTTTTCATCGTGTCATTCCTAATTTTATGATCCAAGGGGGTTGCCCAAAGGGAACAGGAACGGGTGGCCCTGGTTATACCATTAAGTGTGAAATTAATAACAACAAACACCAAGCTGGTACCCTATCCATGGCCCATGCGGGTCGGGATACAGGCGGTAGCCAGTTCTTTATTTGCCATGCCCCTCAACCTCATTTGGATGGCGTGCATACTACTTTCGGGCAAACCCAAGATATGGATGTAGTGAATGCCATTCGCCAAGGGGACAAAATCCTATCGGTAAAAGTCTCTGCTGAATAA
- a CDS encoding aldo/keto reductase codes for MQYRRFGRTELQIPVFSCGGMRYQHSWKDEPGWKVPKANQDNLDATIRRSIELGINHIETARGYGTSELQLGRILPTFPRHQLIIQTKVAPKENAKEFRKTFEQSLHNLNLDYVDLLGIHGINTPDLLEFTLRPGGCLDIARQLQDQGKVKFVGFSTHGPTDLIVETIQTDQFDYVNLHWYYINQFNWPAIEAATHHDVGVFIISPSDKGGMLYKPSPKLVELCQPLSPMVFNDLFCLSHPQVHTLSLGAARPSDFDEHLNTLELIDQAETLLPPILERLQTAAISTLGEDWVNTWHQGLPTHEQTPGNINIPTILWLRNLALAFDMQEYAKMRYNLLGQASHWFPGQKATHLSDFDLSECLRTSPHADKIPALLSQTHSHLGGQSIQRLSQS; via the coding sequence ATGCAGTATCGTCGATTTGGTAGGACAGAACTGCAAATACCCGTCTTTTCATGCGGCGGCATGCGATATCAGCATTCTTGGAAGGATGAACCTGGCTGGAAAGTTCCTAAGGCAAACCAAGACAATCTGGACGCCACGATTCGTCGATCGATTGAGCTAGGGATTAACCATATTGAAACAGCCAGAGGCTACGGTACTTCAGAACTTCAGCTAGGCCGAATTTTACCGACGTTTCCTCGCCATCAATTAATCATTCAAACCAAGGTCGCTCCCAAAGAAAATGCCAAGGAATTTCGCAAGACGTTTGAGCAGTCGCTGCACAACCTCAACCTCGATTATGTCGATTTACTAGGGATTCATGGCATTAATACCCCCGACCTACTGGAATTTACCCTTCGCCCAGGTGGATGTCTCGATATTGCTCGCCAACTGCAGGATCAAGGCAAAGTAAAGTTTGTGGGTTTCTCCACCCATGGCCCAACTGATTTAATTGTGGAAACCATTCAGACGGATCAGTTCGATTACGTCAATTTGCATTGGTATTACATCAACCAGTTCAATTGGCCTGCGATTGAAGCTGCAACCCACCATGATGTCGGGGTATTTATTATCAGTCCTTCGGATAAGGGGGGCATGTTGTATAAACCTTCTCCAAAGTTAGTGGAACTGTGCCAACCCCTCAGCCCCATGGTTTTCAACGATTTATTCTGCTTAAGTCATCCCCAAGTCCATACCCTCAGCTTAGGGGCAGCTCGACCCAGTGATTTTGATGAGCACCTGAACACATTGGAGTTAATCGATCAAGCAGAAACGTTGCTTCCACCCATTCTGGAGCGACTGCAAACAGCAGCGATCTCAACCCTAGGCGAAGACTGGGTCAACACTTGGCATCAAGGCCTGCCAACCCATGAACAAACTCCCGGCAATATCAATATCCCTACCATTCTGTGGTTACGAAATTTAGCCCTAGCCTTTGACATGCAGGAATATGCCAAGATGCGCTACAACCTTTTAGGACAAGCCAGTCACTGGTTTCCCGGCCAAAAAGCCACCCATCTGTCTGATTTTGATTTGAGTGAGTGCTTACGGACGAGCCCTCATGCTGACAAGATACCTGCCCTCCTGTCACAAACTCACTCACATTTAGGTGGGCAGTCTATACAAAGATTATCTCAAAGCTAA
- the pdxH gene encoding pyridoxamine 5'-phosphate oxidase, whose translation MSLIDPTQTSISDLRRDYRQQALLETEVNANPILQFQSWFEQAVQAELPEPNAMTLATISADSQPSARMVLLKGVDQQGFVFYTNYLSRKGQDLAQRPWAALVFWWAELERQVRIEGKVVKVSDSETEAYFESRPRGSQLGAWASDQSQVISDRNILDQRLQALEQEYQNQPIPRPPHWGGYRVTPHLIEFWQGRTSRLHDRLCYRYSDQEWILERLSP comes from the coding sequence ATGTCTTTAATTGATCCAACACAAACCTCCATTTCAGATCTGCGCCGTGACTATCGACAGCAGGCCCTTCTAGAAACAGAGGTCAATGCCAATCCCATCCTTCAATTTCAGTCTTGGTTTGAGCAAGCCGTCCAAGCAGAATTACCCGAACCGAATGCCATGACCTTAGCGACCATCTCGGCAGACAGCCAGCCCTCTGCCCGCATGGTGTTACTAAAAGGAGTTGATCAACAGGGATTCGTTTTTTATACCAATTATCTCAGTCGGAAAGGGCAAGATTTAGCCCAAAGACCTTGGGCTGCTTTAGTCTTTTGGTGGGCAGAATTGGAACGTCAGGTCCGAATTGAAGGGAAAGTGGTGAAAGTCAGTGACTCAGAAACGGAAGCTTATTTTGAGAGTCGGCCTCGGGGCAGTCAACTGGGGGCATGGGCCTCAGACCAAAGCCAAGTGATTAGCGATCGCAATATTCTAGATCAGCGCCTGCAAGCGTTAGAACAGGAATATCAGAATCAACCGATTCCCCGTCCTCCCCATTGGGGAGGCTACCGGGTCACCCCTCATCTGATCGAATTTTGGCAAGGACGCACCAGTCGTCTTCATGACCGTCTCTGTTATCGATATTCGGATCAGGAATGGATTCTTGAGCGACTATCTCCCTAA
- a CDS encoding cupin domain-containing protein: MANLSAITQRLSRGTSAWTSEWVGNFNGNQVEIRVMRGAIANWHTHTDTDEMFVVLSSSVSIDTENGSFNLVQNDCLVVKAGTQHRARAESMATLMTLIRPTP, translated from the coding sequence TTGGCTAATCTATCAGCGATTACCCAAAGACTTTCCAGGGGCACTTCCGCTTGGACCAGCGAATGGGTCGGTAACTTTAATGGCAATCAGGTGGAAATTCGGGTGATGCGAGGTGCGATCGCAAATTGGCACACCCATACAGATACAGATGAAATGTTTGTCGTACTCTCTAGCTCTGTTTCGATTGACACTGAGAATGGCAGTTTTAACCTGGTCCAAAATGATTGTTTGGTGGTTAAAGCTGGCACACAACACCGCGCCAGAGCAGAGTCAATGGCGACACTGATGACCTTGATTCGTCCAACCCCTTAA
- a CDS encoding GNAT family N-acetyltransferase — protein MNTLSLPLQIPGLRLPPWVIQDAEAFQEYADNLKIWRNMRDEFPSPYTHQDAERWIDQALHRADGLYLAIATDQEAIGSISLLIHDDIRRYSGVLSYWVSQPFWGQGIVTAAIAGMSDYGLTD, from the coding sequence ATGAACACTTTGTCTCTACCCCTGCAAATACCTGGACTCAGATTACCACCGTGGGTCATCCAAGATGCAGAAGCATTTCAAGAATATGCTGACAATCTAAAGATCTGGCGGAATATGCGGGATGAGTTCCCTTCTCCCTATACGCACCAGGATGCAGAACGGTGGATTGATCAAGCCCTTCACAGAGCTGATGGACTGTATTTGGCGATTGCCACTGACCAAGAAGCTATCGGTTCCATTAGTCTGCTAATCCATGATGATATTCGTCGCTATTCCGGAGTATTAAGTTACTGGGTTAGTCAGCCTTTTTGGGGGCAAGGTATCGTCACAGCAGCGATTGCAGGGATGAGTGACTATGGCCTAACAGATTAG
- a CDS encoding GNAT family N-acetyltransferase encodes MFSTNLSSIRALEKNGFEQEGYFRKGVYKEGQFVDQVVYAKVV; translated from the coding sequence GTGTTTAGCACCAACCTGAGTTCTATCCGAGCGTTGGAAAAGAATGGGTTTGAACAAGAAGGATATTTCCGTAAAGGGGTGTACAAAGAGGGGCAGTTTGTCGATCAAGTGGTCTATGCAAAAGTTGTTTAG
- a CDS encoding GNAT family N-acetyltransferase, whose amino-acid sequence MTSIQIATTDDQIRACYPVMVQLRAHLTLHDFVTQVQSQMQSGYQLAYASNSECICSVAGFRMSESLSWGRFLYVDDLITDAQMRSQHYGHQLLDWLVEYARQQDCAQLHLDSGLQRLEAHRFYQREGLQINSYHFSLKL is encoded by the coding sequence GTGACTTCCATTCAGATTGCAACAACGGATGATCAGATTCGAGCCTGTTACCCAGTGATGGTGCAGTTAAGAGCACACCTAACACTCCACGACTTTGTTACTCAAGTCCAAAGCCAGATGCAGTCTGGGTATCAGTTGGCCTATGCATCCAATTCAGAGTGCATCTGTTCAGTTGCTGGATTTCGAATGAGTGAAAGCCTATCTTGGGGACGATTTTTGTATGTTGATGATTTGATTACCGATGCCCAGATGCGATCGCAACATTACGGGCACCAACTGTTAGACTGGCTTGTCGAGTATGCTCGTCAGCAGGATTGTGCTCAGTTGCATTTAGATTCTGGTTTGCAGCGTTTGGAAGCCCATCGGTTTTACCAGCGAGAAGGTCTGCAAATCAACAGCTATCATTTTTCCCTCAAGCTTTAA